Proteins from one Cicer arietinum cultivar CDC Frontier isolate Library 1 chromosome 3, Cicar.CDCFrontier_v2.0, whole genome shotgun sequence genomic window:
- the LOC101497164 gene encoding rho GDP-dissociation inhibitor 1-like, with protein sequence MDGDKRAHEEEAGPSSVIDKTKQELTEKITDTFHDASEDEEEEEVNGHNKNGVFVPGPLLSLKEQIEKDKEDESLRRWKEKLLGCLESDLHGQLDPEVKFHSIGILSEDFGEIVTPLPVEENQNGRTLFSLREGSRYQLKLKFSVLHNLVSGLTYSNTVWKGGFQVDQSKGMLGTFAPQKEPYVYALKEDTTPSGTLARGVYSAKLKFEDDDRRCHMELKYLFEIKKSS encoded by the exons ATGGACGGTGATAAGAGAGCACATGAAGAAGAAGCAGGTCCATCTTCTGTGATTGACAAAACCAAACAAGAATTAACTGAAAAAATCACTGATACTTTTCATGATGCTAGTGAAGacgaggaagaagaagaagtcaatGGTCATAATAAAAATGGTGTCTTTGTTCCTGGCCCTCTTCTTTCTCTCAAGGAACAGATTGAAAAAGACaag GAGGATGAAAGTCTAAGAAGGTGGAAGGAGAAGCTGTTAGGTTGCTTGGAAAGTGATTTACATG GTCAATTGGACCCTGAAGTGAAATTCCACTCCATTGGAATTCTCTCTGAGGATTTTGGTGAAATTGTTACTCCTTTACCGGTGGAAGAAAATCAGAACGGCCGTACGCTGTTCTCTCTAAGGGAGGGATCTCGCTATCAGCTTAAGCTTAAATTTAGTGTTTTGCACAACCTTGTTTCTGGCTTGACTTACTCCAACACTGTGTGGAAAGGAGGGTTTCAAG TTGATCAGAGCAAAGGAATGTTGGGTACTTTTGCTCCACAAAAGGAACCATATGTATATGCCTTGAAAGAGGACACCACTCCCTCTGGTACACTTGCAAGGGGTGTTTACTCAGCAAAACTTAAG tttgaagatgatgataGAAGGTGTCATATGGAACTCAAGTATTTGTTCGAGATTAAAAAAAGCAGCTAG